CCACCTCCTCCCACATCCATTGTCTGCCATCGGGCTGGTTCCTCCCGGGTGTTAAGTTCTCCCTCAGAGTAGCTTGTATTCGGGAGGTAAGTGGGGTGTCAGCTATCTCCTTTTGGAGCTGAATGCCTTTCATCTTGAGGGAGTCAGGAAGTCCCCTCACCAGAGGGGTCATTCGCTTCGGGTCCACCAAGAGAGAAAGGGGCGATTCAAAATGATGTTTCAGTTCTCGATCATAGACCATTTGCAAacaagctgccttctgcacattTTCCATGATCTGATTCATGCCTCCCCTCAGAActagaggctctcctctctcctttgaaTCAAAGCCCCCAGCCCAGAAAGCTGCTCGCTGagtaaggctccagggaccacTCCTATTGCCCGTAGTTAGGAACACATTAGCACCCCAATAGCCtgtagcttcagcctctgtcaacCTAATTTGATCACCTCCAGTTCTAGAGACACGCCATACATATTCCACCTCAGACTCTCCAGCCGAACGTGCAAACTCTTTACGCAgtttggccagctcagtggaagaaaagggtATCTCTTTCGTTGTGATGGCAGGGGTGCCATCCTCATCCTCGTACAGCATCTCGGTTTTAATGAGAGGACGcatgtgagcagcagcttcctctgctgctgccagttctgCCTGGGGGTATATGGAGGCAGGCTCTGTCTGCTTTAACTCTTCCTCCTTCAAAAACCACTTTTGCcacttctgttctgtttttaatCTATCCTTAAGATCTGCCACTTCGTCCTTTAAAGTTACAATATGCCCTTGCAGGGAATctaccagctcctgcaaggaggaaatgattttattctctcgtccgttttggctttgcttttcatctatTGAAGCGGCCAAACAcgcacccaaaactgcacagatgaagGCTTTGCCCTTTCCCGACTTGGCCTgtgcctccttctgcagggccacaATCCGATCCGCCACACTCTGACAGTTACTCCAGTTCTCacgggcccagcccagcccttccaCGGACGGGCGGGCACCGTGAGCTTCCAACAGACAGAAAAGCCTCTCCACCGTGGCCATTGCCTTTAAGGTAAGAGCTCCACGGGGAGGTCACAACAACACAAAGACCTTATACCTCAAAATCTTCCCTACAAAAACCGCTCAAAGAAAGCTCACACACACaataaattcctccagggagaTCACACCAAGATCTAGCTTCTCGGAGAGGACAGCCACAGTCACCCCGAGAGGACACACTTTACCAACAGAGAAACTGTTCCGTTTGGGTTCACTAGACTTCTCGGGGGGGAAATTCTTTCCCCCAGGACACACTTTACACAATCCTATTTACCGCAGGGTACTAAGAATTCTCGGGAAGGCCACACTATAAAATCAACACTTGTACCCTAAAATATTCTTTCCCGGGAACGCAGAGATCTAGCTTCTCGGAGAGGACAGCCACAGTCACCCCGAGAGGACACACTTTGCCAACAGAGAGACTTCTCAGGGGAAATTCTTTCCCCCAGGACACACTTTACACAATATTCACAAGTTTCCTAGACTTCTTGTGAACCTTTCCCCAAGGGGACACACTTTAACAATATTCTCAATTTTACTAGACTTCTTGTGGAGGTAGCTCTCCCCAAGAGGACACACTTTACACAATACTATTCACCGCAGGGTACTAAGAATTCTCGGGAAGGCCACACTATAAAATCAACACTTGTACCCTAAAATATTCTTTCCCGGGAACGCAGAGATCTAGCTTCTCGGAGAGGACAGCCACAGTCACCCCGAGAGGACACACTTTGCCAATATTCTCAATTTTACTAGACTTCTTGTGGAGGTAGCTCTCCCCAAGAGGACACACTTTACACAATATTTCCTATTTACCGCAGGGTACTAAGAATTCTCGGGAAGGTCACACTATAAAATCAACACTTGTACCCTAAAATATTCTTTCCCGGGAACGCAGACACATTTAGACATTTGAAGAATCCCCACACTCTGCTCCACAAGCATTCATTTTGCTCTCAGAGTACATCTCAGACACACTCGTGCACACTTTGGGGTTCTCAGAAATGAAACAGTTTCCTGATGATACTTTCACTACACAGAATCCTGTCCGTGACGCCAAAAaatgtcaaggtccggaggagcagagattaacagtatctctgtccagcggagctagaccagttctaatggattccgtgttgtgaaattaaggtgcaaacgagaccatatatcaccatgaaactgtttattaaaggataaggttgggcaaaacggagggagagaggggagaagggggagggagaaagataaagagatcgatggagaagaaaagaaggagcagggaaggggaaaaggctgtgatcatattaccctcagccgccgatgaaggggagagagagagacgggtgcgtggcc
Above is a window of Pogoniulus pusillus isolate bPogPus1 chromosome Z, bPogPus1.pri, whole genome shotgun sequence DNA encoding:
- the LOC135192916 gene encoding uncharacterized protein LOC135192916; its protein translation is MATVERLFCLLEAHGARPSVEGLGWARENWSNCQSVADRIVALQKEAQAKSGKGKAFICAVLGACLAASIDEKQSQNGRENKIISSLQELVDSLQGHIVTLKDEVADLKDRLKTEQKWQKWFLKEEELKQTEPASIYPQAELAAAEEAAAHMRPLIKTEMLYEDEDGTPAITTKEIPFSSTELAKLRKEFARSAGESEVEYVWRVSRTGGDQIRLTEAEATGYWGANVFLTTGNRSGPWSLTQRAAFWAGGFDSKERGEPLVLRGGMNQIMENVQKAACLQMVYDRELKHHFESPLSLLVDPKRMTPLVRGLPDSLKMKGIQLQKEIADTPLTSRIQATLRENLTPGRNQPDGRQWMWEEVARELLDYARQYGVPEEVHKPEPRGLRHVEINHPLPSADPRSQMLRIPKRHSTGGREHQNTRQYWWGLGRKKGIPKEVIDGLSSVQLEIVVKNWPESSQKPEPTAPPLIDLSDGKKGVPPPQPQGN